The following are from one region of the Ochotona princeps isolate mOchPri1 chromosome 4, mOchPri1.hap1, whole genome shotgun sequence genome:
- the TMEM86A gene encoding lysoplasmalogenase-like protein TMEM86A isoform X1, which translates to MDNKSSGALLLADKWSLGVKSEGPKLMPFFKATCVYFVLWLPSSSPSWVSALIKCLPIFCLWLFLLAHGLGFVLAHPSATRIFVGLIFSALGDAFLIWQDQGYFVHGLLMFAVTHVLYASAFGMRPLALRTGVVMAVLSGLCYAVLYPGLSGAFTYLVGAYVALISFMGWRAMAGLRLIGAAWRWTELAAGGGALLFIISDLTIALNKFCFPVPYSRAVIMSTYYAAQMLIALSAVESREPVEDYRLNKAN; encoded by the exons ATGGACAACAAGAGCAGTGGGGCCCTTCTGCTTGCTGATAAATGGAGCCTCGGG GTGAAGAGTGAGGGACCCAAGCTGATGCCCTTCTTCAAGGCCACCTGCGTGTACTTTGTGCTTTGGCTGCCCTCCTCCAGCCCATCGTGGGTCAGCGCCCTCATCAAGTGCCTGCCCATCTTCTGCCTCTGGCTCTTCCTtctggcccatggccttggatTCGTGCTGGCCCATCCCAGTGCCACCCGCATCTTTGTGGGCCTCATCTTCTCTGCTCTAGGTGATGCCTTCCTCATCTGGCAGGACCAGGGCTACTTTGTGCACG gtctgctgaTGTTTGCTGTGACCCATGTCCTCTACGCCTCAGCTTTTGGCATGCGGCCACTGGCTCTTCGGACGGGTGTGGTGATGGCAGTGCTGTCAGGCCTATGCTATGCTGTCCTCTACCCTGGTCTCTCGGGTGCCTTCACATACCTGGTGGGAGCCTATGTGGCCCTCATCAGCTTTATGGGCTGGCGAGCCATGGCAGGGCTGCGACTGATTGGGGCAGCATGGCGCTGGACTGAGCTGGCGGCTGGCGGTGGTGCACTGCTGTTTATCATCTCTGATCTGACCATCGCCCTCAACAAGTTCTGCTTTCCTGTGCCCTACTCTCGGGCAGTCATCATGTCCACCTACTATGCCGCCCAGATGCTCATTGCGTTGTCAGCTGTCGAGAGCCGGGAGCCGGTAGAAGACTACAGACTGAACAAGGCCAACTGA
- the TMEM86A gene encoding lysoplasmalogenase-like protein TMEM86A isoform X2 yields the protein MVSPVTVVKSEGPKLMPFFKATCVYFVLWLPSSSPSWVSALIKCLPIFCLWLFLLAHGLGFVLAHPSATRIFVGLIFSALGDAFLIWQDQGYFVHGLLMFAVTHVLYASAFGMRPLALRTGVVMAVLSGLCYAVLYPGLSGAFTYLVGAYVALISFMGWRAMAGLRLIGAAWRWTELAAGGGALLFIISDLTIALNKFCFPVPYSRAVIMSTYYAAQMLIALSAVESREPVEDYRLNKAN from the exons GTGAAGAGTGAGGGACCCAAGCTGATGCCCTTCTTCAAGGCCACCTGCGTGTACTTTGTGCTTTGGCTGCCCTCCTCCAGCCCATCGTGGGTCAGCGCCCTCATCAAGTGCCTGCCCATCTTCTGCCTCTGGCTCTTCCTtctggcccatggccttggatTCGTGCTGGCCCATCCCAGTGCCACCCGCATCTTTGTGGGCCTCATCTTCTCTGCTCTAGGTGATGCCTTCCTCATCTGGCAGGACCAGGGCTACTTTGTGCACG gtctgctgaTGTTTGCTGTGACCCATGTCCTCTACGCCTCAGCTTTTGGCATGCGGCCACTGGCTCTTCGGACGGGTGTGGTGATGGCAGTGCTGTCAGGCCTATGCTATGCTGTCCTCTACCCTGGTCTCTCGGGTGCCTTCACATACCTGGTGGGAGCCTATGTGGCCCTCATCAGCTTTATGGGCTGGCGAGCCATGGCAGGGCTGCGACTGATTGGGGCAGCATGGCGCTGGACTGAGCTGGCGGCTGGCGGTGGTGCACTGCTGTTTATCATCTCTGATCTGACCATCGCCCTCAACAAGTTCTGCTTTCCTGTGCCCTACTCTCGGGCAGTCATCATGTCCACCTACTATGCCGCCCAGATGCTCATTGCGTTGTCAGCTGTCGAGAGCCGGGAGCCGGTAGAAGACTACAGACTGAACAAGGCCAACTGA
- the TMEM86A gene encoding lysoplasmalogenase-like protein TMEM86A isoform X3 — MPFFKATCVYFVLWLPSSSPSWVSALIKCLPIFCLWLFLLAHGLGFVLAHPSATRIFVGLIFSALGDAFLIWQDQGYFVHGLLMFAVTHVLYASAFGMRPLALRTGVVMAVLSGLCYAVLYPGLSGAFTYLVGAYVALISFMGWRAMAGLRLIGAAWRWTELAAGGGALLFIISDLTIALNKFCFPVPYSRAVIMSTYYAAQMLIALSAVESREPVEDYRLNKAN; from the exons ATGCCCTTCTTCAAGGCCACCTGCGTGTACTTTGTGCTTTGGCTGCCCTCCTCCAGCCCATCGTGGGTCAGCGCCCTCATCAAGTGCCTGCCCATCTTCTGCCTCTGGCTCTTCCTtctggcccatggccttggatTCGTGCTGGCCCATCCCAGTGCCACCCGCATCTTTGTGGGCCTCATCTTCTCTGCTCTAGGTGATGCCTTCCTCATCTGGCAGGACCAGGGCTACTTTGTGCACG gtctgctgaTGTTTGCTGTGACCCATGTCCTCTACGCCTCAGCTTTTGGCATGCGGCCACTGGCTCTTCGGACGGGTGTGGTGATGGCAGTGCTGTCAGGCCTATGCTATGCTGTCCTCTACCCTGGTCTCTCGGGTGCCTTCACATACCTGGTGGGAGCCTATGTGGCCCTCATCAGCTTTATGGGCTGGCGAGCCATGGCAGGGCTGCGACTGATTGGGGCAGCATGGCGCTGGACTGAGCTGGCGGCTGGCGGTGGTGCACTGCTGTTTATCATCTCTGATCTGACCATCGCCCTCAACAAGTTCTGCTTTCCTGTGCCCTACTCTCGGGCAGTCATCATGTCCACCTACTATGCCGCCCAGATGCTCATTGCGTTGTCAGCTGTCGAGAGCCGGGAGCCGGTAGAAGACTACAGACTGAACAAGGCCAACTGA